A genomic segment from Fusobacterium sp. encodes:
- a CDS encoding DMT family transporter gives MLNEKNKTMGAMLVCLAATLWGFDSIVLTPRLFKLSVPYVVFMVHLLPFIGMTLIFGKDEIKNIKKLDKKDLIFFFLVALFGGSLGTLSIVKALFLVNFHHLTVVTLLQKLQPVFAILLARVILKEREGKGFLFWAVMALIGGYLLTFQFNMPQMVYNGNMLLACFYALLAAFSFGSATVFGKRILKNASFRTALYLRYGLTTFIMLFIASFSGSLRYIRHTTPLQWIIFIIIGLTSGSGAILLYYKGLRYIKANVATMCELCFPVSSILFDYIFNGNVLSIVQMLSAVLMLYSIYKITKNRVNE, from the coding sequence ATGTTGAATGAAAAAAATAAAACCATGGGTGCTATGCTGGTATGTCTAGCAGCTACACTTTGGGGTTTTGATTCCATAGTGCTGACACCAAGATTATTTAAACTTAGTGTTCCTTATGTGGTTTTTATGGTACATCTTCTTCCCTTTATAGGAATGACTTTGATATTTGGAAAAGATGAAATAAAAAATATAAAAAAATTGGATAAGAAAGATTTGATATTTTTCTTTTTAGTAGCATTATTTGGAGGAAGTCTAGGAACACTTTCAATTGTAAAAGCATTATTTTTAGTAAATTTTCATCATCTTACAGTAGTTACGCTTTTACAAAAATTACAGCCTGTATTTGCTATTCTCTTAGCAAGGGTAATATTAAAAGAGCGGGAAGGGAAAGGATTTTTATTTTGGGCAGTAATGGCCCTTATTGGAGGATATCTCCTCACCTTCCAATTTAATATGCCGCAGATGGTATATAATGGAAATATGCTATTAGCTTGTTTTTATGCACTTTTAGCAGCATTTTCTTTTGGGAGTGCTACTGTGTTTGGAAAAAGAATTTTAAAAAATGCTTCTTTCAGAACAGCATTATATCTTAGATATGGGTTAACAACTTTTATAATGCTGTTTATAGCTTCTTTTAGTGGAAGTCTTCGTTATATAAGACATACAACTCCACTTCAATGGATAATATTTATTATAATAGGTCTTACAAGTGGAAGTGGAGCAATACTTTTATATTATAAAGGACTTAGGTATATTAAAGCAAATGTAGCAACAATGTGCGAACTCTGTTTTCCTGTATCAAGCATATTATTTGATTATATATTCAATGGAAATGTTTTATCAATAGTTCAAATGTTGAGTGCAGTATTAATGCTGTATTCTATCTATAAAATAACTAAAAATAGAGTAAATGAGTAA
- a CDS encoding VacJ family lipoprotein codes for MRTNRKFIILLMIFLVFTFSISNTNEKAEIKSEESEIAEYFGVYDPWEPLNRRIYYFNYTFDKYIFLPVVDAYNLITPTFVQKGVKNFFRNTQNITITGNSLLQFKIKKAMRAIGRFSINTTLGAGGVFDTASSLGMPKPYEDFGLTLAHYGVGEGPYLILPFLGPSNLRDAVGTGVNTLALGALDPYEAADLFDIDSPEVFAVNAVDKRKNTKFRYYESGSPFEYEYLRFFYKKYRKLQSETGVQVF; via the coding sequence ATGAGAACTAATAGAAAATTTATTATACTCCTTATGATATTTTTAGTTTTTACATTTTCAATTTCTAATACAAATGAAAAAGCAGAAATTAAAAGTGAAGAGAGTGAGATAGCAGAATATTTTGGTGTATATGATCCATGGGAACCATTAAACAGAAGAATATATTATTTTAACTATACTTTTGATAAATATATATTTTTACCAGTGGTAGATGCTTATAATCTTATAACACCTACTTTCGTACAAAAAGGAGTGAAGAATTTTTTTAGAAATACACAAAATATTACTATAACTGGAAATTCTTTGTTGCAATTTAAAATAAAAAAGGCAATGAGAGCAATAGGAAGGTTTTCAATTAATACTACATTGGGAGCAGGAGGAGTATTTGATACAGCTTCCTCTTTAGGAATGCCAAAACCATATGAAGATTTTGGACTAACCTTAGCACATTATGGAGTAGGAGAGGGACCATATTTAATTTTGCCTTTTTTAGGGCCAAGTAATTTAAGAGACGCAGTGGGAACAGGGGTAAATACTTTAGCTCTTGGAGCATTAGATCCTTATGAAGCAGCGGATTTATTTGATATAGACAGTCCAGAAGTATTTGCAGTTAATGCAGTGGATAAAAGAAAAAATACAAAATTTAGATATTATGAAAGCGGATCACCATTTGAATATGAATACCTAAGATTTTTCTACAAAAAATATAGAAAGCTACAATCAGAAACAGGAGTACAAGTTTTTTAA
- a CDS encoding serine/threonine protein kinase, giving the protein MKKIIGVLMILIFSVSYGKYEYPFQNPYMATILGSSTLMKDGVSESVPTKVYKIKLPGSREVPENLWYNSKFEFSLVSQKEKAPLIFLLAGTGSDYHAARMVLFQRIFYDAGYSVISITSPMHPNFIINASSNRMPGMIMDDGKDIYNVMKEAYKIVKDKIEVSDFYVVGYSLGATESAVVSYIDESEKAFNFKRVFMINPAVDIYESAVRLDKVLDLPTEGKVENLEKLINKVFNKLSNSLKDGYTEITEELIYSMFAKDQMSDEEMGELIGIVFRLMAIDINYVTDLINDRKVYVDKPVGKFTNMFPYFEKINFAGFEDYMYKIAYPYFDEKMGGGVSLEELLQHTKLQQIEDYLKNTDKIAVVTNRDEIILREEDFKFLENTFNERLIIYPYGGHCGNMYYKTNVDIMLKFLKEGVLDYEN; this is encoded by the coding sequence ATGAAAAAGATAATAGGAGTATTAATGATTCTTATATTTTCTGTTTCTTATGGGAAATATGAGTATCCTTTTCAAAATCCATATATGGCAACTATACTAGGAAGTTCTACTTTAATGAAGGATGGAGTAAGTGAATCTGTTCCAACTAAAGTATACAAAATTAAGCTTCCTGGCAGTAGAGAGGTGCCAGAGAATTTATGGTATAATAGCAAATTTGAGTTTTCTCTAGTTTCACAAAAAGAAAAAGCACCATTGATATTTCTTTTAGCAGGAACAGGATCAGATTATCATGCAGCAAGAATGGTATTATTTCAAAGAATATTTTATGATGCTGGATATAGTGTAATATCAATTACGTCACCAATGCATCCAAATTTTATTATTAATGCATCTAGCAATAGGATGCCAGGAATGATAATGGATGATGGAAAAGATATTTATAATGTCATGAAAGAAGCATATAAAATAGTCAAAGATAAAATAGAAGTCTCTGATTTTTATGTTGTTGGATATAGTTTAGGTGCTACTGAATCAGCAGTAGTTTCTTATATTGATGAAAGCGAAAAAGCATTTAACTTTAAAAGAGTATTTATGATTAATCCAGCAGTAGACATTTATGAGTCAGCAGTAAGACTTGATAAAGTTTTAGATTTACCCACAGAAGGAAAAGTTGAAAATTTAGAGAAACTTATTAATAAAGTTTTTAATAAACTTTCAAATTCCTTAAAAGATGGTTATACAGAAATAACAGAAGAACTCATTTATAGTATGTTTGCAAAAGATCAAATGTCAGATGAAGAAATGGGAGAATTAATAGGTATAGTATTTAGATTAATGGCCATTGATATTAATTATGTAACTGATTTAATAAATGACAGAAAAGTTTATGTAGATAAACCAGTTGGAAAATTTACAAATATGTTTCCATATTTTGAAAAAATAAATTTTGCTGGTTTTGAAGATTATATGTATAAGATTGCTTATCCATATTTTGATGAAAAAATGGGTGGAGGGGTAAGCCTTGAAGAACTTTTACAGCATACTAAACTCCAGCAGATAGAGGATTATTTAAAAAATACAGATAAAATAGCAGTAGTAACAAATAGAGATGAAATTATACTGAGAGAAGAAGATTTCAAATTTTTAGAAAATACTTTTAATGAAAGATTGATAATATATCCTTATGGAGGTCATTGCGGAAATATGTATTATAAAACTAATGTGGATATAATGCTTAAATTTCTAAAGGAGGGAGTACTTGATTATGAGAACTAA
- a CDS encoding HU family DNA-binding protein, with the protein MTKKEFIDLYFEKGEFATKIDAEKKAAAFLAVIEDGLVGGEDITFLGFGKFEVADRAARTCRNPQTGEEMKVEAKKVVKFKAGKGLSEKVNQ; encoded by the coding sequence ATGACTAAAAAAGAGTTTATTGATTTATATTTTGAAAAGGGAGAATTTGCAACTAAAATTGATGCTGAAAAAAAAGCTGCAGCTTTTTTAGCAGTTATTGAAGATGGATTAGTAGGTGGAGAAGACATTACTTTTCTAGGATTTGGAAAATTTGAAGTTGCTGATAGAGCTGCTAGAACTTGCAGAAATCCACAAACTGGTGAAGAAATGAAAGTTGAAGCTAAGAAAGTAGTAAAATTCAAAGCTGGAAAAGGGTTATCTGAAAAAGTAAATCAATAA